The Archangium lipolyticum genome includes a region encoding these proteins:
- a CDS encoding VWA domain-containing protein yields MLTDPWRFSILGYQVGLAKPAFLGLCAVGALVGTLALVSALRRRGRVRALLNERLVDKLAPGTSRWRPAVQGGFYGLGLLLFGLALAQPQCGTKSELTKRRGIDVVVALDASKSMLARDVQPSRLERAKLELTTLLDELKGDRVGLVAFAGDAFIQSPLTSDYSAVKLFLRAVEPEQMPQGGSNIGDALMLCKQLLENADRGAKEKVVVLLSDGEDLVGEVKEAVAALKEANIQVLTVGVGSEQGEPIPVYNRRGEFVDYKKDSSGETVITRMDRGGLTSIAEGTGGEFYYQPRGVAMAQVLDRIEKMQKSELESRVTVRYDERFQTFALPGLALLVMGMLLLPSSRRRSS; encoded by the coding sequence ATGCTGACGGACCCCTGGCGCTTCTCCATCCTCGGCTACCAGGTGGGGCTCGCGAAGCCCGCCTTCCTCGGCCTGTGCGCGGTGGGGGCCCTGGTGGGCACCCTGGCCCTCGTGTCCGCGCTGCGCCGCCGCGGCCGCGTGCGCGCGCTGCTGAATGAGCGGCTCGTGGACAAGCTGGCCCCTGGCACCTCGCGCTGGCGCCCGGCGGTGCAGGGCGGCTTCTACGGTCTGGGGCTGCTCCTCTTCGGGCTGGCGCTGGCCCAGCCCCAGTGCGGCACCAAGAGCGAGCTGACGAAGCGGCGCGGCATCGACGTGGTGGTGGCGCTGGACGCCTCCAAGTCCATGCTCGCGCGCGACGTGCAGCCCAGCCGCCTGGAGCGCGCCAAGCTGGAGCTCACCACGCTGCTGGACGAGCTGAAGGGAGACCGGGTGGGCCTGGTGGCCTTCGCGGGCGATGCCTTCATCCAGTCGCCCCTCACCTCGGACTACTCGGCGGTGAAGCTCTTCCTGCGCGCGGTGGAGCCGGAGCAGATGCCCCAGGGGGGCAGCAACATCGGCGACGCGCTGATGCTGTGCAAGCAGCTGCTGGAGAACGCGGACCGGGGCGCCAAGGAGAAGGTGGTGGTGCTGCTGTCGGACGGCGAGGACCTGGTGGGCGAGGTGAAGGAGGCCGTGGCCGCGCTCAAGGAGGCCAACATCCAGGTGCTCACCGTGGGCGTGGGCTCCGAGCAGGGCGAGCCCATCCCCGTCTACAACCGCCGTGGCGAGTTCGTGGACTACAAGAAGGACTCGAGCGGGGAGACGGTGATTACCCGCATGGACCGCGGGGGCCTCACCAGCATCGCGGAGGGCACGGGCGGCGAGTTCTATTACCAGCCTCGCGGCGTGGCGATGGCGCAGGTGCTGGATCGCATCGAGAAGATGCAGAAGAGCGAGCTGGAGAGCCGCGTCACCGTCCGCTACGACGAGCGCTTCCAGACGTTCGCCCTGCCGGGGCTGGCGTTGCTGGTGATGGGGATGTTGCTGCTGCCGTCCTCACGCCGGAGGTCGTCGTGA
- the sitA5 gene encoding SitA5 family polymorphic toxin — translation MFARRKSPHQVGLLPHRCWMLPVLLLLAACATGHPPGGMLMGSRRPLSLSPPAAPKQESFAQAGVGQEGGVQYEVVVLEPGSGASRAVLVSREDFLRAVRDNARRTQLDGKSPREAAREWLKGQVEQHPEWEQRSGTWVAEVYKGSVLSLVPMDEEGGLTTEANEAVRRHYLAWCARGQGGGDCLRLLDDAPYLKADDRRTLALALSFGSVLEETKQALGRELDPQVLVASCMWTLGAYLALWLVPEPTTKLVAAGLSVALVAWLGVDTLWGLMDGWAAMATRAHEATTFGELREAGEGFARVLGTDAARAMILAVGALTGRTLGDVAVRVRALPGYGVANARWQAQGGAAVLERVETLAAQEGALARAVAAVETVAATSHGPLAVVMLKKGRGGGASSGGGASGTVAIRHRGGNQQVILPDGQRWHLPPGKSIHDIPAEDEVGDMLQMAVTEAAQLWGRHRLSDKEAKAIDDALEKGEYWLAHLLEREARGRFVHAQVKKQFEGILRFRHEGVDVIDPKNNRQYEILSGTASNLARHGRRMAGEFFRMLTF, via the coding sequence ATGTTTGCCCGTCGGAAGAGTCCCCACCAGGTGGGCCTGCTGCCGCATCGTTGCTGGATGCTGCCCGTCCTTTTGCTCCTCGCGGCATGTGCCACGGGACACCCGCCGGGCGGCATGCTGATGGGGAGCAGGCGCCCCTTGTCGCTCTCGCCCCCAGCGGCACCCAAGCAGGAGTCCTTCGCGCAGGCGGGTGTGGGCCAGGAGGGAGGGGTGCAGTACGAGGTGGTGGTGCTGGAGCCGGGCTCGGGCGCCAGCCGAGCCGTGCTGGTGAGCCGGGAAGACTTCCTGCGCGCGGTGCGGGACAACGCCCGGAGGACACAGCTTGACGGCAAGAGCCCCCGGGAGGCCGCGCGCGAGTGGCTGAAGGGACAGGTGGAGCAGCACCCGGAATGGGAGCAGAGGAGTGGGACGTGGGTGGCCGAGGTGTACAAGGGCAGCGTGCTGTCGCTGGTGCCCATGGACGAGGAGGGCGGCCTGACGACCGAGGCGAACGAGGCCGTGCGCCGCCACTACCTGGCGTGGTGCGCCCGTGGCCAGGGAGGCGGCGACTGCCTGCGCCTGCTGGACGACGCGCCCTACCTCAAGGCGGACGACCGGCGGACGCTGGCGCTCGCCCTGTCCTTTGGCTCGGTGCTGGAGGAGACGAAGCAGGCGCTGGGACGGGAGTTGGACCCGCAGGTGCTGGTGGCCTCGTGCATGTGGACGCTCGGGGCGTACCTGGCGCTCTGGCTGGTGCCCGAGCCGACGACCAAGCTGGTGGCCGCCGGGCTGTCGGTCGCGCTGGTGGCTTGGCTGGGGGTGGACACCCTGTGGGGGCTGATGGACGGCTGGGCGGCCATGGCGACCCGGGCGCACGAGGCCACCACCTTCGGCGAGCTGCGCGAGGCGGGCGAGGGCTTCGCCCGGGTGCTGGGCACGGACGCGGCGCGGGCGATGATTCTGGCGGTGGGGGCGTTGACGGGGCGCACGCTGGGGGACGTGGCGGTGCGGGTGCGCGCGCTGCCGGGCTATGGCGTGGCCAATGCGCGATGGCAGGCGCAGGGGGGGGCGGCGGTGCTGGAGCGGGTGGAAACCCTGGCGGCCCAGGAGGGCGCGCTGGCGCGGGCGGTGGCGGCGGTGGAGACGGTGGCGGCCACCTCGCACGGCCCTCTGGCGGTGGTGATGCTCAAGAAGGGGCGGGGCGGCGGGGCGTCCTCTGGAGGTGGCGCCTCGGGCACCGTCGCCATCCGTCACCGGGGAGGCAACCAGCAGGTGATTCTGCCCGATGGGCAGAGGTGGCACCTGCCTCCGGGCAAGTCCATCCACGACATCCCGGCCGAGGACGAGGTGGGTGACATGCTCCAGATGGCGGTGACCGAGGCGGCCCAACTCTGGGGGCGACACAGGCTCTCGGATAAGGAAGCCAAGGCCATCGACGACGCCCTCGAGAAGGGCGAGTATTGGCTGGCGCACCTGCTGGAGCGCGAGGCCCGGGGCCGCTTCGTGCATGCTCAGGTGAAAAAGCAGTTCGAGGGGATCCTTCGATTCCGCCACGAGGGTGTCGACGTGATTGACCCGAAAAACAATCGCCAGTACGAGATTCTCTCCGGGACGGCGTCGAATCTGGCGCGGCATGGCCGGCGTATGGCGGGCGAGTTCTTCCGGATGCTCACTTTCTGA
- a CDS encoding AAA family ATPase — protein MNTDIRALTERVQQESSFVELLNQEAGKVIVGQRYMLERILIGLLCNGHVLLEGVPGLAKTLTVRTIADTLSASFMRIQFTPDLLPADVVGTTIYNQQAGNFSVRKGPIFANIVLADEINRAPAKVQSALLEAMAERQVTIGDQSFPLPSPFLVLATQNPIEQEGTYPLPEAQVDRFMLKVRVGYPTREEEKVIMDRMGGGKAPQAQKVIGLEQLVRARELVHQIYMDEKVKDYILNVVFATREPGRYGLKDQADYIQFGASPRATIALSQAARAHAFLRHRGFVTPEDVKAVAFDVLRHRIALTYEAEAEELTTEKLIQRVFDRVEVP, from the coding sequence ATGAACACGGACATCCGAGCACTTACCGAGCGCGTCCAACAGGAGAGCAGCTTCGTCGAGCTCCTCAACCAGGAGGCCGGCAAGGTCATCGTCGGCCAGCGCTACATGCTGGAGCGCATCCTCATCGGGCTCCTGTGCAACGGCCACGTCCTCCTCGAGGGCGTCCCCGGCCTCGCCAAGACGCTCACCGTGCGGACCATCGCCGACACGCTCAGCGCGTCTTTCATGCGCATCCAGTTCACCCCGGACCTGCTGCCGGCCGACGTGGTGGGCACCACCATCTACAACCAGCAGGCGGGCAACTTCTCCGTCCGCAAGGGCCCCATCTTCGCCAACATCGTGCTCGCGGACGAAATCAACCGCGCCCCGGCCAAGGTGCAGTCCGCCCTCCTGGAGGCCATGGCCGAGCGCCAGGTCACCATCGGCGACCAGTCCTTCCCGCTGCCCTCGCCCTTCCTCGTGCTGGCCACCCAGAACCCCATCGAGCAGGAGGGCACCTACCCCCTGCCCGAGGCCCAGGTGGACCGCTTCATGCTCAAGGTGCGGGTCGGCTACCCCACGCGCGAGGAGGAGAAGGTCATCATGGACCGCATGGGCGGCGGCAAGGCCCCGCAGGCCCAGAAGGTCATCGGGCTGGAGCAGCTCGTGCGCGCCCGCGAGCTCGTCCATCAGATCTACATGGACGAGAAGGTGAAGGACTACATCCTCAACGTGGTCTTCGCCACGCGCGAGCCGGGGCGCTACGGCCTCAAGGACCAGGCGGACTACATCCAGTTCGGCGCGAGCCCTCGCGCCACCATCGCGCTGAGCCAGGCGGCCCGGGCCCACGCCTTCCTGCGCCACCGGGGCTTCGTCACCCCCGAGGACGTCAAGGCCGTGGCCTTCGATGTGCTCCGCCACCGCATCGCCCTCACCTACGAGGCCGAGGCCGAGGAGCTCACCACCGAGAAGCTCATCCAGCGCGTCTTCGACCGCGTCGAAGTCCCTTAA
- a CDS encoding vWA domain-containing protein translates to MLPDLAFHSPEYLWGLLLVPVLLAWAWRERRSRAALRFSAAHVLARQGRGLRTYMLPMLPFMRAFAVAAAIVALARPQSRDARVRDLSVEGIDIVVALDLSTSMEAGDFRPQNRLHVAKEVLAEFISNRVNDRIGLVVFAGAAYTQAPLTLDYGVLKEVLRQLRTRVLEDGTAIGDALATALNRLRDSEAKSRVVVLITDGDNNSGKISPLDAAHMAKSLNIPIYSILVGKGGKVPFPQGTDLFGNTVWRETEIPINPELLQDIADSTGGEYYRATDPEGLKQGLQKVLDSLERSKLMEGGATANYREDYHPYLLLAFGLAALELFLRATILRVFP, encoded by the coding sequence ATGCTTCCGGACCTCGCGTTCCATAGCCCCGAGTACCTGTGGGGATTGCTGCTCGTGCCGGTCCTGCTGGCATGGGCCTGGCGTGAGCGGCGCTCCCGTGCCGCGCTGCGCTTCTCCGCGGCGCACGTGCTCGCCCGCCAGGGCCGCGGCCTGCGCACGTACATGCTGCCGATGCTGCCCTTCATGCGCGCCTTCGCGGTGGCCGCCGCCATCGTCGCGCTCGCCCGGCCCCAGTCCCGCGACGCGCGCGTGCGGGACTTGAGCGTCGAGGGCATCGACATCGTCGTCGCGCTCGACCTGTCCACCTCCATGGAGGCCGGCGACTTCCGTCCGCAGAACCGCCTCCACGTGGCCAAGGAGGTGCTCGCCGAGTTCATCTCCAACCGCGTCAACGACCGCATCGGCCTGGTGGTGTTCGCCGGCGCCGCCTACACGCAGGCGCCCCTGACGCTCGACTACGGCGTGCTCAAGGAGGTGCTGCGGCAGCTGCGCACCCGCGTGCTCGAGGACGGCACCGCCATCGGTGACGCGCTCGCCACCGCGCTCAACCGCCTCCGGGACTCCGAGGCCAAGAGCCGCGTGGTGGTGCTCATCACCGACGGCGACAACAACTCCGGCAAGATTTCTCCGCTGGACGCGGCGCACATGGCGAAGTCGCTGAACATCCCCATCTACAGCATCCTCGTGGGCAAGGGCGGTAAGGTGCCCTTCCCGCAGGGCACGGACCTGTTCGGCAACACCGTCTGGCGCGAGACGGAGATTCCCATCAACCCCGAGCTGCTGCAGGACATCGCCGACTCCACCGGCGGCGAGTACTACCGCGCCACGGATCCGGAGGGCCTCAAGCAGGGCCTCCAGAAGGTGCTGGACTCGTTGGAGCGCTCCAAGCTGATGGAGGGTGGGGCCACGGCCAACTACCGCGAGGACTACCACCCGTACCTGCTGCTGGCCTTCGGACTCGCCGCGCTGGAGCTCTTCCTGCGCGCCACCATCCTGAGGGTGTTCCCGTGA
- a CDS encoding DUF58 domain-containing protein: MLAKDIIRRIRKLEIRTRKVVSDMLAGQYHSVFKGRGMAFSEVRQYQPGDEIRIIDWNVTARMNEAYVKVFTEERELTVMLLVDVSASKEFGSRERSKSEVAAEVAAQIAFSAIANNDRVGLILFSDRVEKVVPPRKGRTHVMRLVSDILTFQPKGKGTDLAAGLTYLNRVARRKTVTFLISDFLTQGYEQPLRLVGRKHDLVPVVIADPLEQEFPRLGLVEMEDPETGERFVVDTSDPLVRGRFARAMQAQREERRKLFKKFELDHVELSTGDDHGMALVRFFRARSRRMAA, translated from the coding sequence GTGCTCGCCAAGGACATCATCCGCCGCATCCGCAAGCTGGAGATCCGCACCCGCAAGGTGGTGTCGGACATGCTCGCGGGCCAGTACCACTCGGTCTTCAAGGGCCGGGGCATGGCCTTCTCCGAGGTGCGGCAGTACCAGCCCGGTGATGAAATCCGCATCATCGACTGGAACGTCACCGCCCGTATGAACGAGGCCTACGTCAAGGTCTTCACCGAGGAGCGCGAGCTCACGGTGATGCTCCTGGTGGACGTGTCCGCCTCCAAGGAGTTCGGCTCTCGCGAGCGCTCCAAGTCCGAGGTCGCCGCCGAGGTGGCCGCGCAGATCGCCTTCAGCGCCATCGCCAACAACGATCGGGTGGGGCTCATCCTCTTCTCGGACCGGGTGGAGAAGGTGGTGCCGCCGCGCAAGGGCCGCACGCACGTGATGCGGCTGGTGAGCGACATCCTCACCTTCCAGCCCAAGGGCAAGGGGACGGACCTCGCCGCCGGGCTCACCTACCTGAACCGCGTGGCGCGCCGGAAGACGGTGACGTTCCTCATCTCGGACTTCCTCACCCAGGGCTACGAGCAGCCGCTGCGCCTGGTGGGCCGCAAGCACGACCTGGTGCCCGTGGTCATCGCGGATCCGCTGGAGCAGGAGTTCCCCCGGCTGGGCCTGGTGGAGATGGAGGACCCCGAGACGGGCGAGCGCTTCGTGGTGGACACGAGCGACCCGCTCGTCCGGGGCCGCTTCGCCCGCGCCATGCAGGCGCAGCGCGAGGAGCGGCGCAAGCTGTTCAAGAAGTTCGAGCTGGACCACGTGGAGCTCAGCACGGGCGATGACCATGGCATGGCCCTGGTGCGCTTCTTCCGCGCCCGGTCCCGGAGGATGGCGGCATGA
- a CDS encoding DUF2381 family protein, which translates to MRNLLLFRSALLLVLVATEAMAKEHEPVERSIYLSDHPRSEAPNVYVAGRIATILRFEQPCDPERTKMLGWEGRFEPLLVGGKSVVLVPLLDLQPEDRLLLLVTLSDGTELPFTVTSRKQLVTDRDGDQQINVFRDRKAPDAVLASLYDSLGRERELREEVERYRKEDSVDHALAALLLKGAVGMTPFLPRRSWVLKGDGVDMELQTFRSKHKAAVVFRITNKNPDESWKFREARLVNPHTGQSRPFALRLERDSISPGASGGIAVVADKSAFTSEEVTDQLVLQLFQSDGLQQAYVVLERPIGR; encoded by the coding sequence ATGCGGAACCTCCTACTTTTCCGGTCTGCCTTGCTTCTTGTCCTCGTGGCCACTGAGGCCATGGCCAAGGAACACGAACCTGTTGAGCGGAGCATCTACCTCTCTGACCACCCAAGGAGCGAAGCGCCCAACGTGTACGTCGCTGGTCGCATCGCGACCATCCTCCGCTTCGAGCAGCCCTGTGACCCGGAGCGGACGAAGATGCTGGGCTGGGAAGGTCGCTTCGAGCCCTTGCTGGTTGGAGGGAAATCCGTGGTCCTGGTGCCACTCCTGGATCTTCAGCCTGAAGACCGCCTGCTGCTGCTGGTAACGCTCTCGGACGGAACGGAGCTACCCTTCACCGTGACCTCACGGAAGCAGCTCGTCACCGACCGGGACGGAGATCAACAGATCAACGTGTTCCGCGACCGCAAGGCACCGGATGCGGTGCTCGCGTCCCTCTATGACTCCCTCGGAAGGGAACGGGAACTCAGGGAAGAAGTCGAACGCTACCGGAAAGAGGACTCCGTAGACCACGCGCTCGCCGCGCTTTTATTGAAGGGCGCTGTAGGGATGACACCTTTCCTTCCCAGGCGCTCCTGGGTGCTCAAAGGTGATGGGGTGGACATGGAACTCCAAACCTTTCGAAGCAAGCACAAGGCCGCGGTCGTGTTCCGCATCACGAACAAGAATCCAGACGAATCCTGGAAGTTTCGGGAGGCCCGCCTCGTGAATCCGCACACGGGACAGTCGCGGCCGTTCGCGCTCCGCCTGGAGCGGGACTCGATATCCCCAGGAGCTTCGGGTGGTATCGCGGTCGTCGCCGACAAGAGTGCATTCACCTCGGAGGAAGTGACCGACCAACTCGTCCTCCAACTCTTCCAGTCTGACGGGCTGCAGCAGGCTTACGTGGTCCTGGAACGGCCGATCGGGCGTTAG
- a CDS encoding alpha/beta fold hydrolase: MYPLQGGGTLRVLEGGEGPPVVLLHGRGNAASMWFPLLPELARKHRVLAVDLPGFGSSSVPQGPLRTDEDGLRYFVEPVEEVLSTLAPGPMTLVGHSLGGLVSLELALRGRVPVERLVLVDAMGLGPEMGLDARLFFRVGPERVARVLGPKLFGRIAPLPDSPVNRRLMALAHELLTVPGGRPEATRAFNSLVPLTGDVFHRFARLGEVKQPTLLFWGEHDTVLPVSLAEAALKLMPGARLVRVPAGHSPHLEQTDGSFSADWFR; this comes from the coding sequence ATGTACCCGCTCCAGGGGGGCGGGACCCTGCGGGTCCTCGAGGGGGGTGAGGGCCCTCCGGTGGTGCTGCTCCACGGCCGGGGGAACGCGGCGAGCATGTGGTTCCCCCTGCTCCCGGAACTGGCCCGGAAGCACCGGGTGCTGGCGGTGGACCTGCCGGGATTTGGGAGCTCCTCGGTGCCCCAGGGGCCGCTGCGGACGGACGAGGACGGGCTGCGCTACTTCGTCGAGCCGGTGGAGGAGGTGCTGTCCACGCTGGCTCCAGGGCCGATGACGCTGGTGGGGCACTCGCTGGGCGGGTTGGTGTCGCTGGAACTGGCGCTGAGGGGCCGCGTGCCGGTGGAGCGGCTGGTCCTGGTGGACGCGATGGGGCTGGGCCCGGAGATGGGGCTGGACGCGCGCCTCTTCTTCCGCGTGGGCCCGGAGCGGGTGGCGCGAGTGCTGGGACCGAAGCTCTTCGGGCGCATCGCGCCGCTGCCGGACAGTCCGGTGAACCGGCGACTGATGGCGCTGGCCCATGAGCTGCTGACGGTGCCTGGAGGCAGACCCGAGGCCACGCGCGCCTTCAACTCACTGGTGCCACTCACGGGAGACGTGTTCCACCGCTTCGCGCGGTTGGGCGAGGTGAAGCAGCCCACGCTGCTCTTCTGGGGCGAGCACGACACGGTGCTGCCCGTGTCACTCGCCGAGGCCGCGCTGAAGCTCATGCCGGGTGCGAGGCTCGTGCGGGTGCCGGCCGGGCACAGTCCGCACCTGGAGCAAACGGACGGTTCTTTCTCTGCGGACTGGTTCCGCTGA
- a CDS encoding serine/threonine protein kinase, translated as MIMNRAFVLCSAILLGTCWGCATSGGVALRPDGTPGPQECPAKALEAMRILRLHVGDGAMVDLDVNQADVSPIRLYDGPLESMLNDDLGPLESPTRLYGQVWTGGPQVVIRYYEAHPPNGDKIPICAVARLAKGQLKKLPGSVPGMAIVEFSVAGVYVVDSFR; from the coding sequence ATGATCATGAATCGAGCGTTCGTCCTCTGCTCCGCCATCCTGCTCGGCACCTGCTGGGGCTGCGCGACTTCCGGCGGCGTGGCCTTGCGACCGGACGGGACCCCAGGACCACAGGAATGCCCAGCGAAGGCGCTGGAGGCAATGCGCATTCTGCGCTTGCACGTGGGCGATGGAGCCATGGTGGATCTCGACGTGAACCAGGCCGACGTCAGCCCCATCAGGCTGTACGACGGACCCCTTGAGAGCATGCTGAACGATGACCTCGGGCCGCTCGAATCGCCCACCCGGCTTTACGGGCAGGTCTGGACGGGGGGGCCGCAGGTCGTCATCCGCTATTACGAGGCCCACCCTCCGAATGGTGACAAGATCCCCATCTGCGCGGTGGCCCGGCTCGCGAAAGGCCAGCTCAAAAAGCTGCCCGGGTCCGTGCCGGGCATGGCCATCGTCGAGTTCTCGGTCGCGGGGGTCTACGTCGTCGACTCGTTCCGCTAG